A part of Perca fluviatilis chromosome 15, GENO_Pfluv_1.0, whole genome shotgun sequence genomic DNA contains:
- the mgrn1b gene encoding E3 ubiquitin-protein ligase MGRN1b isoform X2, which translates to MGSILSRRIAGVEDIDIQANSAYRFPPKSGNYFASHFFMGGEKFDTPHPEGYLFGENMDLNFLGNRPVQFPYVTPAPHEPVKTLRSLVNIRKDSLRLVRYKDDSDNPVEEGGKPKVQYSVEFTFDADARVAITLYCQAFEEFANGMAVYSPKNPSLVSETVHYKRGVSQQFSMPSFKLDFCEWKEEDLNFDLDRGVFPMVIQAVVDEGDDCLGHAHVLLAAFERHVDGSFSVKPLKQKQIVDRVSYLLQEIYGIENKNNQETKPSDDENSDNSNECVVCLSDLRDTLILPCRHLCLCNSCADTLRYQANNCPICRLPFRALLQIRAVRKKPGALSPVSFSPVLAQTMDHDEHSSTDSVPPGFEPISLLEALNGLRSVSPAIPSAPLYDEINFSGGVGGDSRQLSSPEHLSDGSLQKGKVSKSPDSTLRSPSSPIQEEDEEKLSEMSDAQPHTLLSSSPAPTDATATEDVAESLSPDDEDRMHSGGDILQDCSSEHSSLTKTESDPPGDLSLPALGPDSCSIGMEE; encoded by the exons ATGGGGTCTATCCTGAGTCGCAGAATCGCTGGTGTTGAGGATATCGATATCCAGGCCAACTCGGCCTATCGATTTCCCCCGAAATCTG GTAATTATTTTGCGAGCCACTTCTTCATGGGAGGAGAGAAATTCGACACACCACATCCAGAGGGATACCTTTTTGGAGAAAACATGGACCTGAATTTTCTTGGAAATAGGCCAGTCCAG TTTCCATATGTGACGCCTGCACCCCATGAGCCTGTGAAAACCCTGAGGAGTCTGGTCAACATTAGAAAGGACTCTCTGCGTTTGGTCAG GTATAAAGATGACTCTGACAATCCGGTGGAGGAAGGTGGAAAACCAAAGGTTCAGTATAGTGTGGAGTTCACCTTTGATGCTGATGCTCGAGTGGCCATCACCCTCTACTGCCAAGCATTTGAGGAGTTTGCCAATGGGATGGCAGT GTACAGCCCAAAGAATCCATCACTGGTCTCTGAAACTGTGCATTACAAGCGAGGGGTGAGCCAACAGTTCTCCATGCCATCTTTCAAATTAGATTTCTGCGAGTGGAAAGAAGAAGAT CTGAACTTTGACCTTGACCGAGGAGTGTTTCCCATGGTAATCCAAGCTGTGGTTGATGAAGGGGACG ATTGCCTTGGACATGCTCACGTCCTTTTGGCAGCCTTTGAAAGA cACGTTGATGGCAGTTTCTCCGTCAAGCCTCTCAAGCAGAAGCAAATT gTGGACCGTGTGAGCTACCTCTTACAGGAGATCTATGGGATTgagaacaaaaacaaccaaGAAACAAAG CCATCTGACGATGAGAACAGCGACAACAGCAACGagtgtgttgtctgtctgtccgaCCTGCGAGATACACTCATCCTGCCCTGCAGACATCTGTGTCTCTGCAACTCCTGCGCAGACACTCTGCGTTATCAGGCCAACAATTGTCCGATCTGCAGACTGC CCTTCAGAGCCTTGCTGCAGATCAGAGCTGTGAGGAAAAAGCCTGGTGCTCTTTCCCCTGTGTCCTTCAGCCCTGTTCTGGCTCAGACTATGGACCATGACGAGCACTCT AGCACAGACTCTGTTCCTCCCGGCTTTGAACCCATCTCACTGTTAGAGGCTTTGAATGGTCTGCGGTCAGTTTCTCCTGCCATCCCATCGGCACCCCTCTACGATGAAATCAACTTCTCAGGGGGTGTGGGCGGTGACAGCAGACAGCTGAGCTCCCCAGAGCATTTAAGTGATGGGAGTCTGCAGAAAGGCAAAGTCAGCAAGTCACCTGACAG TACCCTTAGGTCTCCATCGTCTCCCATCCAGGAAGAAGATGAGGAGAAGCTGTCTGAGATGTCTGATGCTCAGCCTCACACACTGCTGTccagcagccccgcccccacTGAC gCCACAGCAACCGAGGACGTGGCAGAATCCTTGTCTCCAGATGACG AGGACAGGATGCATTCTGGAGGAGACATCCTACAGGACTGCAGCAGTGAACACAGCAGCTTGACCAAAACAGAGAGCGACCCACCGGGCGACTTGTCTCTCCCAG
- the mgrn1b gene encoding E3 ubiquitin-protein ligase MGRN1b isoform X1, with translation MGSILSRRIAGVEDIDIQANSAYRFPPKSGNYFASHFFMGGEKFDTPHPEGYLFGENMDLNFLGNRPVQFPYVTPAPHEPVKTLRSLVNIRKDSLRLVRYKDDSDNPVEEGGKPKVQYSVEFTFDADARVAITLYCQAFEEFANGMAVYSPKNPSLVSETVHYKRGVSQQFSMPSFKLDFCEWKEEDLNFDLDRGVFPMVIQAVVDEGDDCLGHAHVLLAAFERHVDGSFSVKPLKQKQIVDRVSYLLQEIYGIENKNNQETKPSDDENSDNSNECVVCLSDLRDTLILPCRHLCLCNSCADTLRYQANNCPICRLPFRALLQIRAVRKKPGALSPVSFSPVLAQTMDHDEHSSTDSVPPGFEPISLLEALNGLRSVSPAIPSAPLYDEINFSGGVGGDSRQLSSPEHLSDGSLQKGKVSKSPDSTLRSPSSPIQEEDEEKLSEMSDAQPHTLLSSSPAPTDATATEDVAESLSPDDEDRMHSGGDILQDCSSEHSSLTKTESDPPGDLSLPGSSESTESLKSQSTNCSSQPLLCPTSSLHMEDEHLNP, from the exons ATGGGGTCTATCCTGAGTCGCAGAATCGCTGGTGTTGAGGATATCGATATCCAGGCCAACTCGGCCTATCGATTTCCCCCGAAATCTG GTAATTATTTTGCGAGCCACTTCTTCATGGGAGGAGAGAAATTCGACACACCACATCCAGAGGGATACCTTTTTGGAGAAAACATGGACCTGAATTTTCTTGGAAATAGGCCAGTCCAG TTTCCATATGTGACGCCTGCACCCCATGAGCCTGTGAAAACCCTGAGGAGTCTGGTCAACATTAGAAAGGACTCTCTGCGTTTGGTCAG GTATAAAGATGACTCTGACAATCCGGTGGAGGAAGGTGGAAAACCAAAGGTTCAGTATAGTGTGGAGTTCACCTTTGATGCTGATGCTCGAGTGGCCATCACCCTCTACTGCCAAGCATTTGAGGAGTTTGCCAATGGGATGGCAGT GTACAGCCCAAAGAATCCATCACTGGTCTCTGAAACTGTGCATTACAAGCGAGGGGTGAGCCAACAGTTCTCCATGCCATCTTTCAAATTAGATTTCTGCGAGTGGAAAGAAGAAGAT CTGAACTTTGACCTTGACCGAGGAGTGTTTCCCATGGTAATCCAAGCTGTGGTTGATGAAGGGGACG ATTGCCTTGGACATGCTCACGTCCTTTTGGCAGCCTTTGAAAGA cACGTTGATGGCAGTTTCTCCGTCAAGCCTCTCAAGCAGAAGCAAATT gTGGACCGTGTGAGCTACCTCTTACAGGAGATCTATGGGATTgagaacaaaaacaaccaaGAAACAAAG CCATCTGACGATGAGAACAGCGACAACAGCAACGagtgtgttgtctgtctgtccgaCCTGCGAGATACACTCATCCTGCCCTGCAGACATCTGTGTCTCTGCAACTCCTGCGCAGACACTCTGCGTTATCAGGCCAACAATTGTCCGATCTGCAGACTGC CCTTCAGAGCCTTGCTGCAGATCAGAGCTGTGAGGAAAAAGCCTGGTGCTCTTTCCCCTGTGTCCTTCAGCCCTGTTCTGGCTCAGACTATGGACCATGACGAGCACTCT AGCACAGACTCTGTTCCTCCCGGCTTTGAACCCATCTCACTGTTAGAGGCTTTGAATGGTCTGCGGTCAGTTTCTCCTGCCATCCCATCGGCACCCCTCTACGATGAAATCAACTTCTCAGGGGGTGTGGGCGGTGACAGCAGACAGCTGAGCTCCCCAGAGCATTTAAGTGATGGGAGTCTGCAGAAAGGCAAAGTCAGCAAGTCACCTGACAG TACCCTTAGGTCTCCATCGTCTCCCATCCAGGAAGAAGATGAGGAGAAGCTGTCTGAGATGTCTGATGCTCAGCCTCACACACTGCTGTccagcagccccgcccccacTGAC gCCACAGCAACCGAGGACGTGGCAGAATCCTTGTCTCCAGATGACG AGGACAGGATGCATTCTGGAGGAGACATCCTACAGGACTGCAGCAGTGAACACAGCAGCTTGACCAAAACAGAGAGCGACCCACCGGGCGACTTGTCTCTCCCAG
- the cdip1 gene encoding cell death-inducing p53-target protein 1, with the protein MSSDPPPPYPGGPSAPLIEEKNGQPVPIRNAPIQGQPLPPDYGPPPYEGPHPGFLPPHVPGEGPMPMPMPQGGLYPPPPGHYPHPMPGQMGPGPSHFVHMEGHTATVLAPPGAATTVTVLQGEMFQTTPVQTVCPHCQQAIITRISHDVGLMNTLFCLFCFFVGCDLGCCLVPCLIDDLKDVTHTCPYCKGYIYTYKRIC; encoded by the exons ATGTCCAGTGATCCTCCCCCTCCGTACCCCGGAGGTCCCAGTGCTCCACTCATTGAAGAGAAAAATGGACAACCTG TTCCTATAAGAAATGCCCCTATACAGGGACAACCCTTGCCTCCAGACTACGGTCCTCCACCCTACGAGGGCCCACACCCAGGCTTCCTTCCCCCACATGTTCCTGGAGAAGGGCCCATGCCCATGCCTATGCCTCAAG GTGGCCTTTACCCACCTCCGCCCGGTCACTATCCTCACCCGATGCCAGGACAGATGGGCCCTGGTCCCAGTCACTTTGTCCACATGGAAGGTCACACAGCGACCGTCCTGGCTCCTCCAGGAGCAGCCACCACTGTGACCGTACTGCAGGGGGAAATGTTCCAGACCACACCGGTGCAGACTGTCTGTCCGCACTGTCAGCAGGCAATCATCACCCGCATCTCCCACGATGTCGGCCTCATGAACACACTCTTCTGCCTCTTCTGCTTCTTTGTAGG GTGTGATCTCGGCTGCTGCTTGGTTCCCTGTCTGATTGATGACCTCAAGGATGTGACACACACCTGCCCTTACTGTAAGGGCtacatttacacatacaagCGTATATGCTAA
- the polr3k gene encoding DNA-directed RNA polymerase III subunit RPC10, whose amino-acid sequence MLLFCPTCGNVLIVEEGQKCMRFACNTCPYVHNITRKVNSRKYPKLKEVDDVLGGAAAWENVDSTAETCPKCGHLRAYFMQIQTRSADEPMTTFYKCCNAQCGHRWRD is encoded by the exons ATGCTTCTTTTTTGTCCAACTTGCGGAAATGTTTTAATTGTTGAGGAAGGACAGAAGTGCATGAGATTCGCCTGCAACACCTGTCCGTATGTACACAACATCACAAGAAAG GTAAATAGCAGAAAGTATCCCAAGCTGAAAGAGGTGGATGATGTTCTTGGTGGCGCTGCAGCTTGGGAAAACGTGGACTCAACTGCTG AAACCTGTCCCAAGTGTGGGCATCTTCGGGCATATTTCATGCAGATTCAGACCAGATCAGCTGATGAACCTATGACAACTTTCTACAAATGCTGCAATGCTCAGTGTGGACACCGATGGAGAGACTGA
- the snrnp25 gene encoding U11/U12 small nuclear ribonucleoprotein 25 kDa protein yields MMEELSQDTDGGGLSVKVEEVENENLTEMAALDADDEDEEALPHSEILDIFEEGLAQLVQDPLLCDLPIQVTLEEVNSQIALEYGQAMTVRVLKADGEIMPIVVVQNATVLDLKKAIRRFMELKQQREGGVKHVSWRYVWRTYHLVFQGEKLEDDKMRLKDYGIRNRDEVTFMKRLRKK; encoded by the exons ATGATGGAGGAGCTGAGTCAGGACACTGATGGAGGAGGACTGTCTGTAAAGGTTGAAGAGGTGGAAAACGAGAACCTGACAGAGATGGCAGCTTTAGACGCAGATGACGAAGACGAGGAGGCTCTTCCTCACTCAGAGATCCTGGATATTTTCGAGGAGGGACTTGCTCAACTTGTGCAGGACCCTTTACTTTGTGATCTGCCAATTCAG GTGACTCTGGAGGAAGTAAATTCTCAGATTGCTTTGGAGTACGGCCAGGCGATGACTGTGAGGGTTTTAAAGGCAGATGGCGAGATTATGC CCATAGTGGTGGTCCAAAATGCCACTGTCCTTGACCTGAAGAAGGCCATTCGCAGATTCATGGAGCTGAAACAACAACGTGAAGGCGGAGTGAAACATGTCAGCTG gaGATATGTTTGGAGAACTTATCATTTAGTATTTCAAGGGGAAAAGCTTGAAGATGACAAGATGAGGCTCAAAGA CTACGGGATCAGGAACAGAGATGAAGTGACGTTCATGAAGAGACTCAGGAAAAAGTGA